Proteins co-encoded in one Rubinisphaera margarita genomic window:
- a CDS encoding alpha/beta hydrolase, whose amino-acid sequence MRFSLVLFLALITASAVHAADDYILGPDSYPQPGVPKGELAKHSFSDSKVFEGTVRDYWVYVPAQYDGSQPACVMVFQDGWAYCNPNGQVRVTNVFDNLIHTGEMPVTIGLFINPGEFPAKKEGQKPSRNRSFEYDTLSDDYARFVIDEMLPLLAKDYKLTDQAEGRAICGASSGGICAWTVAWERPDYFHKVSSHIGSFTNIRGGHVYPALIRKTENKPIRIHLQDGSNDLDNEHGNWPLSNLQMAAALKFKNYDYHFVYGDGAHNRKHSGAIFPDEMRWLWRDWKETIK is encoded by the coding sequence ATGAGATTCTCGCTTGTTCTGTTTCTGGCTTTGATCACCGCTTCGGCGGTTCATGCGGCTGATGATTACATCCTCGGCCCCGATTCCTATCCGCAGCCGGGCGTCCCGAAGGGAGAGCTGGCGAAGCATTCCTTCTCCGACAGCAAGGTCTTCGAAGGCACCGTTCGCGATTACTGGGTCTATGTCCCGGCTCAATACGACGGCTCCCAACCGGCCTGCGTGATGGTCTTTCAGGACGGCTGGGCCTACTGCAATCCGAATGGTCAGGTGCGGGTGACGAATGTCTTCGACAATCTGATTCACACAGGCGAGATGCCGGTCACGATTGGGCTGTTCATCAACCCGGGGGAATTCCCGGCGAAGAAGGAAGGCCAGAAACCGAGCCGGAACCGCAGCTTTGAGTACGATACGCTCAGCGACGATTATGCCCGGTTTGTCATCGATGAAATGCTGCCCCTGCTGGCCAAAGACTACAAACTGACCGATCAGGCCGAAGGCCGGGCGATCTGCGGAGCCAGCTCTGGCGGGATCTGTGCCTGGACCGTCGCCTGGGAACGCCCGGACTACTTCCACAAGGTGAGCAGTCACATCGGCAGCTTTACGAACATCCGCGGCGGGCATGTCTATCCTGCGTTGATTCGCAAGACCGAGAACAAGCCGATCCGGATTCATCTGCAGGATGGTTCGAATGATCTCGACAACGAGCACGGCAACTGGCCGCTCTCCAATCTGCAGATGGCGGCTGCTCTGAAGTTCAAGAATTACGACTATCATTTCGTGTATGGCGACGGCGCTCACAACCGCAAGCATTCCGGGGCGATCTTCCCGGATGAAATGCGGTGGCTGTGGCGTGACTGGAAAGAAACGATCAAATAA
- a CDS encoding alpha/beta hydrolase gives MISASVRAFCIVFSLGCLVAATAAETSAADRKSSLPRPDETVDYKTTPQGKLQLHIFKPKTESSSPQPAIVFFFGGGWVSGSPSQFYPHCRHLADRGMVAIAAEYRIKNKHETTPFECVEDGNSAVRWIREHAADYQIDPKRVAAGGGSAGGHVAASTATLKGFDAASEDRSISSQPDALVLFNPVVDTTDKGWAAGSRKLGDRAEELSPLQHIHEETPATIIFHGTGDTTVPFENVERFCEAMKKAGHRCELHGYTDRPHGFFNYGRSKEDYQDTVEKMDQFLVSLGWLEKQ, from the coding sequence ATGATTTCCGCTTCGGTTCGCGCGTTCTGCATCGTCTTTTCCCTCGGCTGCCTCGTCGCCGCGACTGCTGCTGAAACCTCAGCCGCCGATCGCAAGTCGTCTCTGCCCCGGCCTGACGAAACGGTCGACTACAAGACCACGCCTCAGGGCAAACTGCAGCTGCACATCTTCAAACCGAAAACCGAATCTTCGTCGCCGCAGCCGGCGATTGTCTTCTTCTTTGGCGGCGGCTGGGTCAGCGGATCGCCCTCGCAGTTCTACCCGCATTGCCGGCATCTGGCCGATCGGGGCATGGTCGCCATCGCTGCCGAGTACCGCATCAAGAACAAGCACGAGACGACCCCATTCGAGTGCGTCGAAGATGGCAACTCGGCTGTTCGCTGGATTCGCGAGCATGCCGCCGATTATCAGATCGATCCGAAGCGAGTCGCCGCCGGGGGAGGCTCAGCCGGCGGACATGTCGCCGCCTCAACCGCCACGTTGAAGGGATTCGACGCCGCCAGCGAAGACAGGAGCATCTCCTCGCAGCCGGACGCGCTGGTCCTCTTCAATCCCGTCGTCGATACCACGGACAAAGGCTGGGCGGCCGGCAGCCGAAAACTGGGCGATCGAGCCGAGGAGCTTTCTCCGCTGCAGCACATTCACGAAGAGACGCCGGCAACGATCATCTTTCACGGCACTGGCGATACGACCGTGCCGTTCGAGAACGTGGAGCGGTTCTGTGAAGCGATGAAGAAGGCGGGGCACCGCTGCGAACTGCACGGCTACACCGACCGCCCGCACGGATTCTTCAACTACGGTCGCAGCAAGGAAGACTATCAGGACACAGTCGAGAAGATGGATCAATTCCTCGTCTCGCTCGGCTGGCTGGAAAAGCAGTAA
- a CDS encoding glycoside hydrolase family 71/99-like protein yields MKFRLLLIVALLSCFPMLCRAAEPGPQFLVHYMPWYQAKPFSESWGWHWTMNHFDPETTENGKRQIASKYYPLIGPYDSADPDVLEYQTALMKLSGIDGVIVDWYGRTDLWDYAQLHRNTELLIEAARKAELGVVICYEDQTIPALVKEGRLKESERVSHAAGEIRWLTEKWFQLDNYVRLDGKPVLLSFGQSGLTNDEWSVCLQSVEMPIAYFSQNHRRAAAVGAFDWPLPQQGLKAIERFENTSRDWPHRIPVAFPRFVDIYAEAGVHESWGRIDDASGRTFQTTFRQALAMSPELIQIATWNDWGEGTQIEPSVEIGYRDLEVLQSWKRSRQDSFTASPADLRLPQQLLELRRTGEMPDKLLDQIHTHLIRGEIEQARQLFPNAD; encoded by the coding sequence ATGAAGTTCAGACTTTTGCTGATCGTGGCCCTGTTGTCCTGCTTCCCGATGCTCTGCCGCGCAGCCGAACCGGGGCCACAGTTTCTCGTCCATTACATGCCGTGGTATCAGGCGAAGCCGTTCAGTGAGAGCTGGGGCTGGCACTGGACGATGAATCATTTCGATCCGGAGACGACGGAGAACGGAAAGCGTCAAATCGCTTCAAAGTATTACCCGCTGATCGGTCCGTACGACTCTGCCGATCCTGATGTGCTCGAGTACCAGACTGCGTTGATGAAGCTGTCGGGGATCGATGGCGTCATCGTCGACTGGTACGGTCGCACCGATCTCTGGGATTACGCGCAGCTGCATCGGAATACCGAACTGCTGATCGAGGCGGCTCGAAAAGCGGAACTCGGCGTCGTGATCTGCTACGAAGACCAGACGATCCCCGCTCTGGTGAAAGAGGGGCGGCTCAAAGAGAGCGAGCGGGTGTCGCATGCCGCCGGCGAAATTCGCTGGCTGACCGAGAAGTGGTTCCAGCTCGACAACTACGTTCGGCTCGACGGTAAACCGGTGTTGCTGTCGTTCGGACAGTCGGGGCTCACCAACGATGAGTGGTCGGTCTGTCTGCAGTCGGTCGAGATGCCGATTGCATATTTCAGTCAGAACCATCGCCGGGCAGCGGCTGTCGGGGCCTTCGACTGGCCGTTGCCGCAGCAGGGGCTGAAGGCGATTGAACGCTTCGAGAACACCTCCCGCGACTGGCCGCATCGGATTCCGGTCGCATTCCCGAGGTTCGTTGATATCTACGCTGAAGCGGGCGTGCACGAGAGCTGGGGGCGTATCGACGATGCCTCCGGCCGCACGTTTCAAACCACCTTCCGACAGGCCCTTGCGATGTCGCCGGAGTTGATCCAGATCGCGACCTGGAACGACTGGGGTGAAGGAACGCAGATCGAGCCGAGTGTCGAAATCGGCTACCGGGATCTGGAAGTTCTGCAGTCGTGGAAGCGATCCCGACAGGACAGCTTCACCGCAAGCCCCGCTGACCTGCGGCTGCCGCAACAACTGCTGGAACTCCGAAGAACCGGCGAGATGCCCGACAAGCTCCTGGACCAGATCCATACGCATCTGATCCGGGGAGAGATCGAACAGGCGCGTCAACTGTTTCCCAACGCAGATTGA
- a CDS encoding HAD family hydrolase has translation MFNKADVMVLPTGVNKATGLRVALDQLGCTAWNTVGVGDAENDESLFEFCGLSVAVANALPAVKEMADLVMDHKRGAGVMQLIDRMLAGDLQVQG, from the coding sequence ATCTTCAACAAAGCGGACGTGATGGTCCTCCCGACCGGCGTCAACAAGGCGACCGGTCTGCGGGTGGCTCTGGATCAACTGGGGTGTACGGCCTGGAACACGGTCGGCGTCGGAGATGCCGAGAATGATGAGAGTCTCTTTGAATTCTGCGGACTCTCCGTCGCGGTCGCCAATGCGTTGCCAGCCGTGAAGGAAATGGCCGATCTGGTGATGGACCATAAACGGGGAGCCGGCGTGATGCAGTTGATCGATCGGATGCTGGCGGGCGACCTGCAGGTTCAGGGATGA
- a CDS encoding HAD family hydrolase, which translates to MHFQVLATDYDGTIAHDSRVDEATLQSLRQLKESGRKLVLVSGRQLESLQGDFAHLDLFDLAVLENGALLFDPATGVETTLAAPPPPEYVARLRERGLRNLAPGRVIIAGRVPDHEIMFETIHELNL; encoded by the coding sequence ATGCATTTTCAGGTTCTTGCGACCGATTACGACGGAACGATCGCCCACGACAGTCGGGTCGATGAGGCAACGCTGCAGAGTCTGCGGCAGCTCAAAGAGTCGGGCCGAAAGCTCGTGCTCGTCAGTGGGCGGCAGCTGGAATCGCTGCAGGGCGACTTTGCCCATCTCGACCTGTTTGATCTGGCGGTGCTCGAAAACGGAGCCCTGCTGTTCGACCCCGCTACGGGCGTGGAGACAACTCTGGCTGCACCCCCGCCGCCGGAGTATGTGGCTCGACTGCGGGAACGCGGCCTGAGGAATCTGGCTCCTGGTCGCGTGATCATCGCCGGCAGGGTGCCCGATCACGAGATCATGTTCGAGACGATTCACGAATTGAATCTCTAA
- a CDS encoding NHL domain-containing protein, with protein sequence MRTFSRILLVALLFSLGAHSLSAAEVVTLLGNGTPGYSGDGGKAEQATSNEPFGVVVGPDGALYVCETKNHVVRRIDLKTNKVTTVAGTGKSGYSGDGGPATKAQLFEPYEVRFDKQGNMYFVEMMNHIVRKVDRDGTISTVAGTGQKGFSGDNGPATKAKFDRPHSIDFDDAGNLYICDISNHRLRKVDAKTGNVTTILGNGQKKPLPADATLGPIPVSGPRALFFDGESMWLALREGNAVYKIDLQTEQITHVAGVGGKNGYSGDGGPARRARLAGPKGIAVDSRGNVIIADTESHTIRWIDAETRIITTLVGNGQKGDGPDGKPSTCRLNRPHSVCFGPDDEVYIGDSSNHRVRVWRP encoded by the coding sequence ATGAGAACGTTCTCCCGCATCCTGCTCGTCGCGCTTCTGTTCTCGCTGGGTGCGCATTCGCTCTCGGCCGCCGAAGTCGTCACGCTACTCGGCAACGGAACACCCGGCTACAGCGGCGACGGTGGAAAAGCCGAGCAGGCGACATCGAATGAACCGTTCGGCGTGGTCGTCGGCCCCGATGGGGCTCTGTATGTCTGCGAAACCAAGAATCACGTGGTCCGCCGCATCGACCTGAAGACGAACAAAGTGACCACTGTCGCGGGAACCGGCAAATCGGGCTACTCGGGCGATGGTGGACCGGCGACGAAGGCCCAGTTGTTCGAGCCTTATGAAGTTCGTTTCGACAAACAGGGGAACATGTACTTTGTCGAGATGATGAACCACATCGTGCGGAAGGTCGATCGCGACGGAACGATTTCGACAGTCGCCGGAACGGGCCAGAAAGGATTCTCCGGCGATAACGGACCGGCCACGAAAGCGAAGTTCGACCGTCCGCACTCCATCGATTTCGATGACGCCGGCAACCTCTACATCTGCGACATCTCGAATCATCGCCTTCGCAAAGTCGATGCAAAGACCGGCAACGTCACAACGATCCTGGGCAATGGCCAGAAGAAACCGTTGCCAGCCGACGCGACGCTGGGGCCGATTCCGGTAAGCGGTCCCCGGGCTCTCTTCTTTGATGGCGAGTCGATGTGGCTGGCGTTACGGGAAGGGAACGCGGTTTACAAGATTGATCTGCAAACCGAACAGATCACGCACGTCGCCGGCGTGGGCGGAAAGAATGGGTACAGCGGTGATGGAGGCCCGGCAAGGCGAGCGCGTCTTGCAGGGCCCAAAGGGATCGCTGTCGACAGTCGCGGAAACGTGATCATCGCCGACACCGAGAGCCACACCATCCGCTGGATTGATGCGGAAACCCGCATCATCACCACACTGGTCGGCAACGGACAGAAGGGCGACGGCCCCGATGGGAAACCGTCCACTTGCCGCTTAAACCGTCCGCACAGTGTCTGTTTTGGCCCCGATGACGAAGTCTATATCGGAGACAGCTCCAACCACCGAGTCCGGGTCTGGCGTCCGTAA
- a CDS encoding SDR family oxidoreductase produces MSLKLKPISKQVIVVTGASSGIGLVTARMAAERGACVVLAARNAEVLQELEDEICQRGGSAIAVETDVAQRDQVEALARAALAKYGRIDTWVNNAGLSIVGRLRDIPEEDLRQLFDINFWGLVYGSLTAAEYLQREGGAIVNLGSIASDMSIPLQGMYAATKHAVKGFTDALRMELEEEDLPISLTLIKPASIDTPFPQHARNYLPREPKLPDPAYPPEEVARAILYAAEHKCRDINVGGAGKMMTTAAAVMPRLSDFFGERILMQQQQRNEPARDTVGALAGPGRDGQVRGSHPGIVMNSSLYTRAVTHPVATGALLASVGLATAALIGSLRPRH; encoded by the coding sequence ATGAGTCTCAAGCTCAAACCGATCAGTAAACAGGTCATTGTCGTTACCGGCGCGTCCAGCGGAATTGGTCTGGTCACGGCTCGGATGGCAGCGGAACGAGGAGCATGTGTTGTTCTGGCCGCCCGGAATGCGGAAGTTCTACAGGAGCTCGAAGATGAAATCTGCCAGCGGGGTGGTTCGGCTATTGCCGTCGAAACCGATGTCGCTCAGCGGGATCAGGTCGAAGCGCTGGCCCGGGCCGCTCTCGCGAAATACGGCCGTATCGATACCTGGGTCAATAATGCGGGACTGTCGATCGTCGGCCGGCTGAGAGACATCCCTGAGGAAGATTTGCGGCAGCTGTTCGATATCAACTTCTGGGGACTGGTCTACGGTTCTCTCACAGCGGCGGAGTATCTCCAGCGCGAAGGGGGAGCGATTGTCAACCTGGGGAGTATCGCCTCGGATATGTCGATTCCGCTTCAGGGAATGTACGCGGCGACCAAACACGCGGTGAAGGGCTTTACCGACGCCCTCCGGATGGAACTTGAGGAAGAAGATCTTCCGATCTCGTTGACGTTAATCAAACCGGCTTCCATCGATACGCCGTTTCCTCAGCACGCCCGCAACTATCTGCCGCGCGAACCAAAGCTGCCGGATCCGGCTTATCCCCCCGAAGAGGTGGCCCGCGCCATTCTCTATGCCGCTGAGCACAAATGCCGAGACATCAACGTCGGTGGAGCCGGCAAGATGATGACCACGGCTGCGGCTGTGATGCCTCGTTTGTCGGACTTCTTTGGCGAACGAATTCTCATGCAGCAGCAACAGCGGAACGAACCTGCCCGAGACACCGTCGGTGCCCTGGCAGGACCAGGACGCGATGGACAAGTTCGCGGCAGCCATCCGGGAATCGTTATGAACAGTAGCCTCTACACCAGAGCAGTGACGCACCCGGTGGCGACAGGTGCTCTTCTGGCGTCCGTCGGTCTGGCGACGGCGGCTCTGATTGGCTCGCTGCGTCCACGGCATTGA
- a CDS encoding SRPBCC family protein gives MSMSMLTDKSITHPQQKSSSSSCCNTENVSRKEQWASLIGGGAVFLYGLRRGSWLGMLTGGSLLYRGWTGHCMVYDQLGINTKEGHFDRPGVRAQHGRRVNWTLHINRDPQELYDFWRELSNLPNVMSHLVSVQSIDKERSRWTARGPMGQTLEWEAEIITDKPGEVIAWQSLPGSQVDTAGSVHFRKSATGQGTDLEVTLKYDPPGGNMVAQIAHLVGQGLEDDLQEDLRRFKQICESGEIATNAQRPAMKA, from the coding sequence ATGAGCATGTCCATGCTTACCGACAAATCGATCACCCATCCCCAGCAGAAATCGTCATCGTCTTCCTGCTGCAACACTGAGAATGTCAGCCGCAAAGAACAGTGGGCCTCGCTGATCGGCGGCGGAGCCGTGTTTCTGTACGGACTTCGTCGCGGTTCCTGGCTCGGAATGCTGACAGGCGGATCATTGCTCTATCGAGGCTGGACCGGCCACTGCATGGTCTACGACCAGCTCGGCATTAACACCAAAGAGGGTCACTTCGATCGGCCCGGTGTCAGGGCCCAACACGGCCGCCGCGTGAACTGGACGCTGCATATCAACCGAGATCCGCAGGAACTCTATGACTTCTGGCGCGAGTTAAGCAACCTCCCCAATGTGATGAGTCATCTCGTTTCGGTGCAGAGCATCGACAAGGAGCGTTCACGCTGGACGGCTCGAGGACCGATGGGGCAGACACTCGAATGGGAAGCCGAAATCATCACCGACAAACCGGGCGAAGTGATCGCCTGGCAGTCGCTGCCCGGATCGCAAGTCGACACGGCTGGCTCGGTGCATTTCCGGAAGTCTGCCACGGGTCAGGGAACGGATCTCGAAGTGACCCTGAAATACGACCCGCCGGGTGGAAACATGGTCGCTCAAATTGCTCATCTTGTCGGACAGGGACTCGAAGACGATCTGCAGGAAGATCTGCGTCGCTTCAAGCAGATCTGTGAGTCCGGCGAGATTGCCACCAACGCGCAGAGACCGGCAATGAAGGCCTGA
- a CDS encoding zinc-dependent alcohol dehydrogenase — translation MKAVTWHGKEDVRVENVPDPEIVNPRDAIVKISLTAICGSDLHLYVNRIPTMESGDILGHEFMGEVVALGSEVKNLSIGDRVVVPFTISCGGCYYCKNDLYSLCDNSNPNAAMAEKIYGHSPSGLFGYSHMLGGYAGGQAEYVRVPFADVGPIKVPDGLSDEQVLFLSDIFPTGYMAAENCGIKEGDTVAVWGCGPVGQFAMWSARKLGAGRVIGIDRFPERLRLAKEYTGATTINYEEVDVFETLQEMTSGRGPDACIDAVGSEAHGLTLDAWYDLAKEKMMLSTDRGHVARQVIHSCRKGGTVSIPGVYGAFLDKFPLGVAFAKALQLRMGQTHVHRYLPMLLDYIREGELDPSYLITHRMPIERAPEMYRTFMEKEDDCIKVVLKP, via the coding sequence ATGAAAGCGGTCACCTGGCACGGCAAGGAAGACGTCCGCGTCGAGAACGTCCCCGATCCTGAAATCGTGAACCCGCGCGATGCCATCGTTAAGATTTCGTTGACCGCGATCTGCGGCTCGGACCTGCACCTGTACGTGAATCGTATTCCGACCATGGAATCGGGCGACATTCTGGGGCACGAGTTCATGGGTGAAGTCGTCGCACTGGGATCGGAAGTTAAGAATCTCAGTATTGGTGACCGCGTGGTCGTGCCTTTCACGATCTCCTGCGGCGGATGTTATTACTGCAAGAACGACCTGTATTCCCTGTGTGATAACTCGAATCCCAACGCCGCGATGGCCGAGAAGATTTACGGCCATTCCCCGTCGGGGCTATTCGGTTACTCGCATATGCTGGGCGGGTACGCCGGAGGGCAGGCGGAATACGTTCGGGTTCCCTTTGCCGACGTCGGACCAATCAAGGTTCCCGACGGACTGAGTGACGAACAGGTCCTGTTTCTCTCCGATATCTTCCCGACGGGTTATATGGCGGCTGAGAACTGTGGCATCAAAGAAGGAGATACGGTCGCGGTCTGGGGATGCGGCCCCGTGGGGCAGTTCGCGATGTGGAGCGCACGGAAGCTCGGAGCCGGTCGGGTCATCGGTATCGATCGCTTTCCGGAGCGTCTGCGACTGGCTAAGGAATATACCGGAGCCACGACGATCAACTACGAGGAAGTCGATGTCTTCGAAACTCTCCAGGAGATGACCTCCGGCCGCGGACCCGATGCCTGTATCGACGCTGTTGGTTCCGAGGCGCACGGGTTGACTCTCGATGCCTGGTACGATCTGGCCAAGGAAAAAATGATGCTCTCGACCGATCGGGGCCACGTGGCTCGACAGGTCATTCACAGCTGCCGTAAGGGCGGAACGGTTTCCATCCCCGGCGTGTACGGGGCCTTCCTCGACAAGTTCCCGCTGGGAGTCGCGTTCGCTAAAGCGCTGCAGTTGAGGATGGGTCAGACACACGTGCATCGTTATCTCCCCATGCTGCTTGATTACATCCGCGAAGGCGAGCTGGATCCGTCCTACCTGATCACACATCGCATGCCGATTGAACGTGCCCCCGAAATGTACCGGACTTTCATGGAAAAAGAGGATGACTGCATCAAGGTCGTCCTCAAGCCCTGA
- a CDS encoding SDR family NAD(P)-dependent oxidoreductase: MNTRSWQENDYWPQLLGYAAAGAGAALAGRAAYRHFTRYDFEGKTVLITGGSRGLGLVLARQLADAGARIVISARHEDDLDRAGRELRERGAEVACVRWDVTDCEQVVQMVDEINSRFGAIDVLINNAGVIQAGPVESMTLEDYDDAMKTHFYGPLYVTEAILPQMRARGEGRIVNISSIGGRIAVPHLLPYTASKFALVGYSMGLRAELLQDGITVTTICPGLMRTGSVRNAYFKGQHRLEHTLFKISDSIPVLTIGAENAARKIVRACQYGDAFAVLGAPMWAAEKLYNLLPNLGADAMGLVNRMLPGANGTGQEKKRGAECETRWSESWLTTLTQRAARRNNEVAR; encoded by the coding sequence ATGAATACACGATCGTGGCAGGAAAACGATTACTGGCCGCAACTTCTTGGCTACGCCGCCGCCGGTGCCGGGGCGGCGTTGGCTGGTCGAGCTGCTTACCGACACTTCACTCGGTATGACTTCGAGGGGAAAACGGTTCTGATTACCGGGGGCTCGCGCGGATTGGGGCTGGTGCTCGCCCGACAACTCGCCGATGCCGGGGCTCGGATCGTGATCAGCGCTCGCCACGAGGACGACCTCGATCGAGCCGGCCGTGAACTCAGAGAGCGCGGCGCTGAAGTCGCCTGTGTTCGCTGGGATGTAACGGACTGCGAACAGGTCGTCCAGATGGTGGACGAGATCAACTCCCGATTCGGTGCGATCGACGTTCTCATCAATAACGCTGGCGTCATTCAGGCTGGCCCCGTCGAGTCAATGACACTCGAAGACTACGACGATGCGATGAAGACCCACTTCTATGGTCCCCTGTACGTGACCGAAGCGATCCTGCCTCAGATGCGGGCTCGCGGCGAAGGTCGCATCGTGAACATCTCGTCGATCGGAGGACGGATCGCCGTACCGCACCTGTTGCCCTATACGGCCAGCAAATTCGCCCTCGTGGGATATTCGATGGGACTCCGAGCCGAATTGCTCCAGGACGGCATCACGGTCACGACGATCTGTCCCGGCCTGATGCGAACCGGAAGTGTTCGCAACGCCTACTTCAAAGGACAGCATCGACTCGAACACACGCTGTTCAAAATCTCCGACTCGATTCCGGTCCTGACCATCGGAGCCGAGAACGCCGCCCGCAAGATTGTCCGCGCCTGCCAGTACGGAGATGCGTTTGCTGTTCTCGGCGCTCCGATGTGGGCGGCGGAGAAGCTGTATAACCTGCTGCCCAATCTGGGGGCCGACGCAATGGGACTCGTGAATCGGATGCTGCCGGGCGCGAACGGAACCGGTCAGGAGAAAAAACGGGGAGCGGAATGTGAAACCCGCTGGTCCGAATCGTGGCTGACAACCCTCACTCAGCGAGCCGCCCGGCGGAACAACGAAGTGGCGCGGTAA
- a CDS encoding Gfo/Idh/MocA family oxidoreductase → MTRQNSRRDFLKTSAAVTAAYWVGGSTRKSMADETPMQKMNFGCIGVEGKGSSDTDSAGRYGNVVALCDIDADRLDKKARRYRDAQKFFDFREMISEMGDKIDAVTVSTPDHTHAVAAATAMKAGKHCFCQKPLTWSVHEARVLRQLANDQGVATQMGNQGTAENGLREAVEVVRDGAIGDVTEVHVWTNRPVWPQGEGRPPGQEEAPEGIKWDLFLGPAPERPYSPAYHPFKWRGWLDFGTGALGDMACHTANMAVMALDLFDPESIVAESTGIVENETYPKSSTITFKFPKTDKRGPITLYWYDGGRRPDLEILEGEDVPNSGSILIGKEGALFSPNDYGARYVLLPRDKFSDYKKPEPTLPRSPGHFEEFAIACSGGPAAMSNFNYASRLTETILLGNVALRADGEVKWDAKAGKVTNDEAANKFITRDYREGWSL, encoded by the coding sequence ATGACACGACAGAATTCCCGACGTGACTTCCTGAAGACTTCCGCAGCTGTCACGGCTGCATACTGGGTGGGCGGCTCGACCCGCAAATCCATGGCCGACGAAACTCCGATGCAGAAGATGAACTTCGGCTGTATCGGCGTCGAAGGCAAGGGATCCAGCGATACTGATTCGGCCGGCCGTTATGGCAATGTGGTCGCCCTGTGTGATATCGATGCCGATCGTCTCGACAAGAAGGCACGCCGTTATCGCGATGCGCAGAAGTTCTTCGACTTCCGCGAAATGATTTCCGAAATGGGCGACAAGATCGACGCCGTGACGGTCAGCACCCCGGACCACACGCACGCTGTGGCCGCCGCGACCGCCATGAAGGCCGGCAAGCACTGCTTCTGCCAGAAGCCGTTGACCTGGTCGGTCCACGAAGCTCGCGTGCTTCGCCAGCTCGCCAACGATCAGGGCGTCGCGACACAGATGGGGAACCAGGGAACGGCTGAGAACGGCCTGCGTGAAGCCGTCGAAGTTGTTCGCGATGGTGCCATCGGCGATGTGACCGAAGTTCACGTCTGGACGAACCGTCCGGTCTGGCCGCAGGGCGAAGGACGTCCGCCGGGACAGGAAGAAGCTCCGGAAGGCATCAAGTGGGATCTGTTCCTCGGACCAGCCCCGGAACGGCCCTACAGCCCGGCTTACCATCCGTTCAAATGGCGTGGCTGGCTCGACTTCGGCACCGGTGCTCTGGGCGATATGGCCTGTCACACCGCCAACATGGCCGTGATGGCTCTCGATCTGTTCGATCCGGAATCGATCGTCGCCGAGTCGACCGGGATTGTCGAAAACGAAACCTATCCGAAGTCGTCGACCATCACCTTCAAGTTCCCCAAGACCGACAAGCGTGGCCCGATCACGCTGTACTGGTACGATGGCGGACGTCGTCCGGACCTCGAAATCCTGGAAGGCGAAGACGTGCCGAACAGCGGCTCGATCCTCATCGGCAAAGAAGGGGCTCTGTTTTCTCCGAACGATTACGGTGCCCGTTATGTGCTGCTGCCGCGTGACAAGTTCAGCGACTACAAGAAGCCGGAACCGACACTTCCGCGTTCTCCGGGGCACTTCGAAGAGTTCGCGATCGCCTGCTCGGGCGGACCGGCTGCCATGTCGAACTTCAACTACGCTTCCCGTCTGACCGAAACCATCCTGCTGGGCAACGTTGCTCTGCGTGCTGATGGCGAAGTGAAGTGGGATGCTAAAGCCGGCAAGGTGACCAACGACGAAGCCGCCAACAAGTTCATTACCCGCGACTACCGTGAAGGCTGGTCACTCTAA